The Methanobrevibacter millerae genome includes the window AATGAGATTGAAGTCCTGCCTGTTTTAACTGCAGATAATATGGAGATGACCTACAAGGACGGATCCAAATTTATAGCAAAATTGCTTGACGGTAAAGGCAGACCTCTTGCAGGCAGCAATGTTACTTTTAACATTAACGGAGTTTTCTATAATCGCATAACTGATGTAAATGGCGAAGCCAAGCTCAATATTAACCTGATGCCTGGTGAATACATTATAACATCAATTTATGATGGTGCAATGATTTCAAATACAATTAAAATCAATAAATAATGAATCCATATTCATTATTTTTCTTATTTTTTTAAATTAAATAATCATAGGCATAATATATTTTTATATTAAAAAACTAAATCATTGATAAAGCCCTTAAAATTAATTTCAGGTGATGGTTTAGGTAATGCTTTTGTTTTCAATCGACTTTTTTTTTATTTGTGCTGTTTAAAAAGCCAATCCCGTACGGGCTCGAGATTATATGCATAGTCAAATGATGCCATATGTTCTCCTGCACCCATTTTGTTGTCTGTTGAGTTTCCGGTTACAGTGCCCTGCTTAAATGATATGAAATTGATGTTGCTGTTTTTGCCAATCATCTCATTGATTTTATTGTCATTGTCACCTGATTGTGCATCAATGCCTTCTAAAACTTCATATTTGACACTTTTATTGTCAAGCATCTGTTTAACTTCTTTTTGACCTGTAGATGCTTTTTGATCTCCTTCAGACACTATATAAAAGAATTTTTGTGAATCCAGATTGCTTAATTCATTAATGTCCCATTGGCATGAAACAAACATTTCGGCCGCAAATAAATCAGGATATTGGCTTGCCAGATACAGGATTGTCATTCCTCCCATGGACTGGCCGGTACCATAAATTCTGTTTGCATCGATGCTGTAGCTGGTTGAGACGTTATCAATCAAATTCTTTGTCGCATTCAAGTATTCGCTTTTTTCATTTCCCTGCATATCATCAATGATTACATCCGAATATGTCGGAACCAGTACAATACATTCCTCCTTGCTGTTTTTTGAATCGTTTGCCCAGATTATACCTCCCAATCCCTGTTCAAGTGAGGCTTTCTCACCCTTTCCAACAAGGCTTGAATCCGCAATAAAAACCACTAGGGGATAATTTTTGTTTTTGTCATAATTGTCCGGCAGGTAAATGTTGTATGGTATTTCCAGGCCGGTTTTTGAATCATTAAATGTCTTCTGCTCAAATTTGTCTTCCACATTCTTTAAAATTCCGTCAACATCTGAACTGCTGTCAATACTGTATGCAGCACCAATTATCAGACATGCCAGAATGAGAATTGCTGATATTAATATTATCTTTTTTATGTTCATGATATTATTAAATGATTTATTGGATAAATATTTTGATGTTGGTAGGACATATCCTAAAAAGCAAAAATGTTTAGGTTATCCAATTCAATTTCTGGTAAATCCTTGAGCCTCACCGGCTTTATGATAATTTTTAATAATATGTTAAACACAATATTAGTTAATGGTGAAATTATGGACAAGAAAAATATAATAATTATTGTTCTGGCTATTGTAATCATTGCATTAATTGCAGTTGTTGCAAGCAGTTTTGTGAACTTAAGCTCTGAAAAGGGACCTGTTGTTTATAACAATACAATTGAGGGATTGGGAACTTTCAATACAACAAATGTGACCAATTTTACATTAAATGAATCAAGCAACAGTGTTCAAAACAATTATGTGGGAAATGATACGATTGCTCAAGTAACTACAACATCAAGTAGTTCCGCTGTTGATATAACAATTTCAGAAGCAGATAGAGTTAATGATTCAGCAAAAGGCCATACCATCTATAAGACCACGGCCAATATTGGTATTCATAAAGGGGAAGTCAGATATTTCTCCATATTGAAAGACCAGGATAATCAGAGATATGTTATGATTAGTACGGGTGATTATAATCTGACCTCTATGATGGTTGATTCATTTAAATTTTATTAGTTTGGAGTTTTTCCAAGCTATTTTATTTTTTTGATTATATTTTAATTTTCATGATATTCTATTTCCTAATTTAAATTTAATTTGTTATTCATTAGAATAATAATTGATTTTTTTTAAACGATCGTTATTTTTTAATATGTGTATGTATATATATTGTATTAAAGACATTGTATTTTTAACGTGTTTTATTATTATGTTGGGTTTTAGTATGGTAGAAACAAAATCAAAAGGAATTTCATTTTATAATTATCTTATTAATAATGGGTATTATTTTAATAAAGAATTAATAGAAAATTATCTTTTATCATTAAAAGTTAAACCTTTTGTGATTTTTACAGGTAATTCGGGAACAGGTAAAACAAAATTGTCCCAATTATTTGCTAAGTATATATCTTCTTTTGGTGATTTAAATGATGATTCATTAGATATTTTTGAAAGTGATGATCGTTCTGATACAATTTCGGATGAATTTGTTGTTGTTAAAGCCAAAACTAATTATTCTTCTTGGAAAAATAAAGGTTGGACTTTGGGTAAAGATGATTTTAAAAATATTTTACCAATTAGGGAATGTGAAACAAAGTTTAATATGATTGTTGATGGAATTTCTGCAATTGGATCAATTAATTTAGGCTTTCAATTGTATTATGAAAGTAATGAAATTCAAAATTATTTTAAAGAGTTATATGAAGATGACGATTCTCAAGTAGTTGATTTAAAAATAGATTGTGAATCTTTGCGTAATTTTATTTCTGATGATTATTTGGAGCCAAATGGGTCAATTATTATCACTCAAAAGTCAAATAAATCTTCTTACAATGAAAGACAATGGATGATGAATAAAGATATTTTTAAATATCTTCCTTTCCATAATGGCTATTTTGAATGTAATGTTGATGTAAATGACATTAAATCTAAAGCAAAATTTAGGATTGTTCCTAAATTATCATTTAGTCCAAATGATGAATTGCAGAATTATCTTCAAAAAAATCATGGGAAGATTGTTAATATAGAGCTTAAAATTGATAAATTTGATTTTGATAATTTTGAACAAAAATTTGATAATAATGAAGATAATTTAAAAGAAACAAATGAGTTAATTTCTAGTAATCCTATAACTCCTAAATATGCAATTATTCCGGTAGGTGCTAATTGGACAGATAATTCTAATATTTTGGGTTATTTTAATGCTATCACTGAAAAATATCAAACAACTCCTGCTTATGACTTAATTTATGAAGCGAGTTCTGATAATTATAATTCATATTTCTTAATTCTTGATGAAATGAATTTGTCTCATGTTGAACGTTATTTTTCTGATTTTTTATCAGCTATTGAAAGTAAAGAATCAATTCCTTTATATGGTGGCTCACAACTAAAATTAACACTTCCAGATAATTTATTCATAATTGGTACAGTTAATGTTGATGAGACAACATACATGTTCTCTCCAAAAGTTTTGGATAGGGCTAATACTATAGAATTTGATACATTGTCTGTATCAGATTATATTAATTTGAATTTGGATAATGATGATTTTAAGGGAGATATTAATTATCTTCAGTCTCCATTAATTGATTCAGATATTTCAAATTTAAACATTGTTGATTTAAAAGAAATTTTATCTGAAATTTCATGCACTGGTGGAAATTTATTGCAAGTCTTAACAAATGAGCTCAAT containing:
- a CDS encoding alpha/beta hydrolase-fold protein, which gives rise to MNIKKIILISAILILACLIIGAAYSIDSSSDVDGILKNVEDKFEQKTFNDSKTGLEIPYNIYLPDNYDKNKNYPLVVFIADSSLVGKGEKASLEQGLGGIIWANDSKNSKEECIVLVPTYSDVIIDDMQGNEKSEYLNATKNLIDNVSTSYSIDANRIYGTGQSMGGMTILYLASQYPDLFAAEMFVSCQWDINELSNLDSQKFFYIVSEGDQKASTGQKEVKQMLDNKSVKYEVLEGIDAQSGDNDNKINEMIGKNSNINFISFKQGTVTGNSTDNKMGAGEHMASFDYAYNLEPVRDWLFKQHK